Proteins encoded in a region of the Benincasa hispida cultivar B227 chromosome 2, ASM972705v1, whole genome shotgun sequence genome:
- the LOC120072032 gene encoding uncharacterized protein LOC120072032: MMKDVVLKEIIKLNEDSIIYPIPDNKWVSPIHIVLKKTGMTIVENDKSEMVPMRIQNGWRTCIDFRKPNKVTKKDHFPIPFLNQMVERLAGKPFFCFLNGFLGSTKSQSLKRTRKRLPSLALMVLTLSEECHSGFVTPQVRSKGV, from the coding sequence ATGATGAAAGACGTCGTTCTCAAGGAAATTATCAAGCTCAATGAGGACAGTATCATTTATCCAATACCTGACAATAAGTGGGTAAGTCCTATTCACATAGTTCTAAAAAAGACCGGCATGACAATTGTGGAGAATGACAAGAGTGAAATGGTTCCGATGCGCATTCAGAATGGATGGAGAACGTGCATCGATTTTCGAAAACCCAACAAGGTAACTAAGAAGGACCATTTTCCCATCCCTTTTCTTAATCAAATGGTGGAACGGCTTGCCGGAAAGccattcttttgttttcttaatGGATTCTTGGGTTCTACCAAATCCCAATCGCTCAAGAGGACTAGGAAAAGACTACCTTCACTTGCACTTATGGTACTTACACTTTCAGAAGAATGCCATTCGGGCTTTGTAACACCCCAGGTACGTTCCAAAGGTGTATAA